In Gymnogyps californianus isolate 813 chromosome 1, ASM1813914v2, whole genome shotgun sequence, the following are encoded in one genomic region:
- the PVALB gene encoding parvalbumin alpha yields the protein MAMTDVLSAEDIKKAVGAFSAAESFNYKKFFEMVGLKKKSPEDVKKVFHILDKDRSGFIEEEELKFVLKGFTPDGRDLSDKETKALLAAGDKDGDGKIGADEFATMVAES from the exons ATGGCTATGACTGACGTGCTCAGCGCTGAGGATATCAAGAAGGCTGTGGGAGCCTTTTCAG CGGCTGAATCTTTTAACTACAAGAAGTTTTTCGAGATGGTAGGATTGAAAAAGAAGAGCCCAGAAGATGTGAAGAAGGTTTTCCATATTCTTGATAAAGATCGAAGTGGCTTCATTGAAGAGGAAGAATTAAA GTTTGTACTGAAGGGCTTTACCCCAGATGGAAGAGACCTATCAGACAAAGAAACGAAGGCTCTTCTGGCTGCTGGAGATAAGGACGGTGATGGTAAAATTGGCGCTGATG aATTTGCAACTATGGTGGCTGAATCATAA
- the IFT27 gene encoding intraflagellar transport protein 27 homolog isoform X1, with protein MVKLAAKCLLAGDPAVGKSALAQMFRNDGAHFQKNYTLTTGIELLVKAVSVPETSDSVEFFIFDSAGKDLFSEMLEKLWEQPNVLCLVYDVTNEQSFNNCAKWLEKLRAQAVGVHIPGVLVGNKTDLVGRRVVEQKQAQEWAEKHGLEYCEMSVKEMKNFETPFYILAKSFHQLYKEKVETFHSLA; from the exons ATGGTGAAGCTCGCTGCCAAGTGCCTCCTGGCAG GAGATCCAGCTGTGGGGAAGAGTGCTTTAGCCCAGATGTTCCGCAATGATGGGGctcattttcagaagaactACACGCTA ACAACGGGCATAGAACTGTTGGTGAAGGCTGTATCAGTTCCAGAGACAAGTGATAGTGTG GAATTCTTCATTTTTGACTCTGCAGGAAAAGAtctattttctgaaatgctggagAAGCTG TGGGAGCAACCCAACGTCCTGTGCCTTGTGTATGATGTCACTAATGAGCAATCTTTCAACAACTGTGCCAAGTGGTTGGAGAAGCTGAGGGCTCAAGCAGTTGGAGTGCACATCCCAG GTGTCTTAGTGGGGAATAAAACAGACTTGGTTGGTCGTCGAGTTGTGGAGCAGAAACAAGCACAGGAGTGGGCTGAGAAACATGGCCTGGAATACTGTGAGATGTCAGTG AAGGAGATGAAAAATTTTGAGACCCCTTTCTACATCCTGGCAAAGTCATTCCACCAACTGTACAAAGAGAAAGTGGAAACTTTTCACTCGTTAGCTTGA
- the IFT27 gene encoding intraflagellar transport protein 27 homolog isoform X2: MVKLAAKCLLADPAVGKSALAQMFRNDGAHFQKNYTLTTGIELLVKAVSVPETSDSVEFFIFDSAGKDLFSEMLEKLWEQPNVLCLVYDVTNEQSFNNCAKWLEKLRAQAVGVHIPGVLVGNKTDLVGRRVVEQKQAQEWAEKHGLEYCEMSVKEMKNFETPFYILAKSFHQLYKEKVETFHSLA, encoded by the exons ATGGTGAAGCTCGCTGCCAAGTGCCTCCTGGCAG ATCCAGCTGTGGGGAAGAGTGCTTTAGCCCAGATGTTCCGCAATGATGGGGctcattttcagaagaactACACGCTA ACAACGGGCATAGAACTGTTGGTGAAGGCTGTATCAGTTCCAGAGACAAGTGATAGTGTG GAATTCTTCATTTTTGACTCTGCAGGAAAAGAtctattttctgaaatgctggagAAGCTG TGGGAGCAACCCAACGTCCTGTGCCTTGTGTATGATGTCACTAATGAGCAATCTTTCAACAACTGTGCCAAGTGGTTGGAGAAGCTGAGGGCTCAAGCAGTTGGAGTGCACATCCCAG GTGTCTTAGTGGGGAATAAAACAGACTTGGTTGGTCGTCGAGTTGTGGAGCAGAAACAAGCACAGGAGTGGGCTGAGAAACATGGCCTGGAATACTGTGAGATGTCAGTG AAGGAGATGAAAAATTTTGAGACCCCTTTCTACATCCTGGCAAAGTCATTCCACCAACTGTACAAAGAGAAAGTGGAAACTTTTCACTCGTTAGCTTGA